One Miscanthus floridulus cultivar M001 chromosome 11, ASM1932011v1, whole genome shotgun sequence DNA window includes the following coding sequences:
- the LOC136493816 gene encoding uncharacterized protein, protein MAEEVHLGLPGPWAADYREKADHYTTKIGGVPDWPTIDMGIKPETLQCSLCGTKLCLVAQVHAPVAKLNIEERIIYVLVCSTPQCGPKPQSWKVLRVQKCRNVMQTEGGGDELGQSNGPPSTSVPEEQNDKNKIPEIDDDDFDLDALAEALEQAATLASNSKKKNKSKHANAHLKCPVLKEQACDPSIPVLPCFYIYYDKELFGGKGTVGSSSSELVLDKEIMDTANDEEEKWEGEKYEYDKAIGADRTFLKFKKRLDAYPQQCFRYSCGGKPLMAMTKLQDPGTCRLCGSPRQYELQLMSPLSYFLHEAGDGSSNYAPSSWTWLTVIIYTCSKSCCPSSCGGNPQSCCWGVAEEEILIQEDEVR, encoded by the exons ATGGCGGAGGAGGTGCATCTAGGTCTGCCAGGTCCCTGGGCGGCGGATTACCGGGAGAAGGCCGACCACTACACCACTAAGATTGGTGGAGTTCCT GATTGGCCAACTATTGATATGGGCATTAAGCCCGAGACTCTTCAGTGCAGCTTATGTGGGACCAAGCTTTGTCTTGTTGCTCAG GTACATGCACCCGTGGCAAAGCTAAACATTGAGGAGAGGATAATCTATGTGCTTGTTTGCTCGACACCACAATGTGGACCTAAACCTCAAAG TTGGAAGGTCCTAAGAGTTCAAAAATGCCGTAATGTTATgcaaacagaaggtggtggcgatgAATTAGGCCAATCGAATGGACCTCCTTCTACAAGTGTTCCAGAAGAACAAAATGATAAAAATAAAATTCCTGAGATTGACGATGACGATTTTGATCTAGATGCCTTAGCCGAAGCTCTTGAGCAAGCTGCAACTTTGGCATCTAACTCAAAGAAGAAGAATAAATCGAAGCATGCTAATGCTCATTTAAAATGTCCTGTATTGAAGGAGCAAGCATGTGATCCGAGCATACCAG TTCTTCCTTGTTTTTACATATATTATGATAAGGAACTATTTGGGGGCAAAGGCACTGTGGGTTCAAGTAGCAGTGAGTTGGTTTTGGACAAAGAAATCATGGATACCGcaaatgatgaagaagaaaaatgggaaggagAAAAGTATGAGTACGATAAAGCTATTGGTGCTGACAGAACTTTTTTAAAATTCAAGAAACGGTTGGATGCATATCCCCAGCAATGCTTTAG GTATTCTTGTGGTGGCAAACCACTGATGGCTATGACAAAATTACAAGATCCTGGCACCTGTAGGCTGTGTGGTTCACCAAGGCAATATGAACTGCAATTGATGTCTCCTTTATCATACTTTCTCCATGAAGCTGGAGATGGTTCCTCAAATTATGCACCCAGCAGCTGGACTTGGCTGACTGTTATCATATACACTTGCTCCAAG AGCTGCTGCCCGTCCTCATGCGGTGGAAATCCTCAGAGTTGTTGCTGGGGAGTAGCGGAGGAGGAGATCCTGATTCAGGAGGATGAAGTCCGTTAG